In the Hyalangium ruber genome, one interval contains:
- the rsmI gene encoding 16S rRNA (cytidine(1402)-2'-O)-methyltransferase: protein MAGTLYLVATPIGNLGDISSRALETLRSVAFIACEDTRHSRVLLDHFGISRETVSLPAFAEGQRAGRILDRIAAGEDCALVTDAGSPGISDPGERLVAEALERDVKVVPVPGPTALVAALSASGLPTGRFHFLGFPPRKGPERRAMLEEVAQLSATLVLYESPRRLGETLADLQEAWGDRRACVARELTKLHEEFVRGSLSELAARYGAEEPRGEVVVLVEGRTGERRWSEEELRRALAEGLERGEKLKPLSTELARRAGWSGQDVYRLGLSLKR from the coding sequence ATGGCTGGGACGCTCTACCTCGTTGCCACGCCCATCGGGAACCTGGGGGACATCTCCTCCCGGGCGCTGGAGACGCTGCGGAGCGTGGCCTTCATCGCCTGCGAGGACACGCGGCACTCGCGCGTGCTGCTGGACCACTTCGGCATCTCCCGCGAGACGGTGAGCCTGCCCGCCTTCGCGGAAGGGCAGCGCGCCGGGCGCATCCTCGATCGGATCGCCGCGGGCGAGGATTGTGCCCTGGTCACGGATGCGGGCAGTCCGGGCATCAGCGATCCCGGGGAGCGGCTGGTGGCCGAGGCGCTCGAACGAGACGTGAAGGTGGTGCCGGTGCCGGGGCCCACCGCGCTGGTAGCGGCGCTGAGCGCCTCTGGGCTGCCCACGGGGCGCTTCCACTTCCTGGGGTTTCCGCCGCGCAAGGGCCCCGAGCGCCGCGCCATGTTGGAGGAGGTGGCGCAGCTGTCGGCCACGCTGGTGCTCTACGAGTCGCCCCGGCGGCTGGGGGAGACGCTGGCGGACCTGCAGGAGGCCTGGGGAGACCGGCGCGCGTGCGTGGCGCGGGAGCTCACCAAGCTGCACGAGGAGTTCGTGCGGGGCTCGCTCTCGGAGCTGGCGGCGCGCTACGGAGCCGAGGAGCCCCGGGGCGAGGTGGTGGTGTTGGTGGAGGGGCGCACCGGTGAGCGTCGCTGGTCCGAGGAGGAGCTGCGGCGGGCGCTCGCGGAGGGGCTGGAGCGCGGCGAGAAGCTCAAGCCACTGAGCACAGAGCTCGCTCGGCGCGCGGGCTGGTCCGGCCAGGACGTCTACCGGCTGGGGCTGAGCCTCAAGCGGTAG